One part of the Sus scrofa isolate TJ Tabasco breed Duroc chromosome 8, Sscrofa11.1, whole genome shotgun sequence genome encodes these proteins:
- the ATOH1 gene encoding protein atonal homolog 1: MSRLLHAEEWAEVKELGDHHRHPQPHHLPQPPPPQPPATLQTREHHVYPAELSLLDSTDPRAWLAPTLQGICTARAAQYLLHSPELGASEAAAPRDEADGRGELVRRSGGVGGSSKSPGPVKVREQLCKLKGGVVVDELVCSRQRAPSSKQVNGVQKQRRLAANARERRRMHGLNHAFDQLRNVIPSFNNDKKLSKYETLQMAQIYINALSELLQTPSGGDQPPQQPASCKSDHHHLRASAPYEASAGTTTATGTPPASGGGQRPTPPGSCRTRFSVPTSAGGYSVQLEALHFSTFDDSALTAMMAQKNLSPSLPGGILQPVQEESSKTSPRSHRSDGEFSPHSHYSDSDEAS, translated from the coding sequence ATGTCCcgcctgctgcatgcagaagaGTGGGCTGAAGTGAAGGAGTTGGGGGACCACCATCGCCATCCCCAGCCGCATCACCTCCCGCAGCCGCCGCCACCACAGCCACCTGCGACCCTGCAGACAAGAGAGCATCACGTCTACCCGGCCGAGCTGTCCCTCCTGGACAGCACCGACCCACGCGCCTGGCTCGCTCCCACTTTGCAGGGCATCTGCACGGCACGCGCCGCGCAGTATTTGCTTCATTCTCCAGAGCTGGGTGCCTCTGAGGCCGCCGCTCCCCGGGACGAGGCGGACGGTCGCGGGGAGCTAGTGAGAAGGAGCGGCGGTGTCGGCGGCAGCAGCAAGAGCCCGGGGCCGGTGAAAGTGCGCGAACAACTGTGCAAGCTGAAAGGCGGGGTGGTGGTAGACGAGCTGGTTTGCAGCCGCCAGCGCGCCCCTTCCAGCAAACAGGTGAACGGGGTACAGAAGCAAAGGCGGCTGGCGGCCAACGCGAGGGAGCGACGCAGGATGCACGGGCTGAACCACGCCTTCGACCAGCTGCGCAACGTTATCCCGTCCTTCAACAACGACAAGAAGCTGTCCAAGTACGAGACCCTGCAGATGGCCCAGATCTACATCAACGCCTTGTCCGAGCTGCTTCAGACGCCCAGCGGTGGGGACCAGCCACCTCAGCAGCCAGCGTCTTGCAAGAGCGACCACCACCACCTTCGTGCCTCCGCCCCCTACGAAGCAAGCGCGGGTACCACGACTGCAACCGGGACCCCGCCAGCCTCGGGAGGGGGCCAGCGGCCAACCCCACCCGGAAGCTGCCGGACTCGCTTTTCCGTCCCAACCTCCGCCGGAGGCTACTCGGTGCAGCTGGAAGCTCTACACTTCTCGACTTTCGACGACAGCGCCCTGACGGCGATGATGGCGCAAAAGAACCTGTCACCTTCGCTGCCTGGGGGCATCCTGCAGCCAGTGCAGGAGGAAAGTAGCAAAACTTCGCCCCGGTCCCACAGAAGCGACGGGGAGTTTTCCCCGCATTCTCATTACAGTGACTCGGATGAGGCAAGTTAG